Within the Maridesulfovibrio zosterae DSM 11974 genome, the region ATGACAAAACAATGAATCTTTAAAAATAAATGATATAATTTTAGATTTTCCTTAAATAATCAATTCTTTCGCCGTGTTGACTAAAAGGCTGATTTAATTGTTTAAAAATGTTTTTATGTCTGTAAGTATAGAACATATTACGATCAATTTTGTCTGTCAGGATTTAGTTCGAAAAGAGTTAATAATGTATGTTGAAGTGGTGAAAAATTATCATCGGATATTATATATATGAAAGTTTTTCCATCCTCAGTTGTGATTGTGTCTACTCCTTCATAATTGTCTAGTGGAAGTATAGACGGGAGCTCAAAAACAAGTTCTGGTCGAACATTTTGGTCGGCCTTAATTTCATTTGAGTTAAATTTTCTAAATCTTATTCCGAGTGTGCCCGGGCCTTTATATCTGCGTTCAAGTATCAGAACTTCATTGGCAGGAAGATTTGCTGCGGAGGTTGGGCGATAATCCTGACTTCTCTGATACATATATTCAGTCCATTTTTTCTTCTTAAGTATTGATGCGTAGGATAACGGACCTGATTTAGAGTCACCTTCCGATATAATGAGCAGATCCTTATTGGGTAGGAGGAGCATGGATTCAATTCCGCTGTTGTCCGGTAGATCTTTAATTTTTTTTGGAGCTGTAAAATTAGTTGGTTTTCCAGCTAAGCTCAAATTTTTATTTTTGAATAAATTAATGCGGTGAATTCTTTCAAAAGATACCAGATATCCCCCTCCTGGTGCACGGCTTAAACCTTCAGCGTCAGCATTATATTTTATTGAGTATGTATTTCCATTGGTATCGCAGAGCTGTCCCAGTTGTGCTTTCTCTGAAACTGTGCGTAGAAAACCGCTAGGCGAATATTTTATATCAGCTTTCATCCAAAAACCCATATCAGTTACAGCGAGTAAAGATTTTCTGTCATTACTTATGAGCAGATCAGAAAATCCTCCAAATGCTGGATGAGGGCTATATAATAGTAACGTGCCAAGATATTTAATATTAGAGACTCCTAGATCGACATTATCGTTTTCAAGGGGGCCAACCTGACTGGCTGTAAGTTTCACCGTGATCGGGTTAGTAGTGGGCTGCTTTGCATCTACGTTCATAGTTGAAGGGCCAAACAGTAAAGTAATGGGCGTGAAACACAGAATTAGTATAAAGATTATAATTTTTATCATTTTTTCTCCAAAAATATGTGGTAAGGAGCAGTTAGCATGTCTTATTCAATATGTATATGTAATGTAACTTAGGTATAATTCTTGTATGCAGATAAAGCCTGAAATGAAGATTTTTTCTGATTACAGTTGATTAAATACCCTAGCTGAAAACGTTTCAATTTCCTGAAACGGGAGAATTTTGTAAGTGAGACATTTTTTCACGATAATTACTTTGTTATTAATAATATCTTATTCTTCAAGTGCCTTTGCGGAGAATGAAAAATTTAACGTACTTTTTCTGAATTCGTATCAGAATGGTTATGCATGGTCTGATGATATTTTAAGTGGAGTTAGAGATGTACTTAATTCCAGTGGATTAACAGTAGATTTACATATTGAATATATGGACACTAAGCGTTTTTACGGTACAAAATTCATGGATATTCTTCATTCATATTATGCCTATAAATATAGAGGATACAAATTTTCTGCAATCATTGTGTCTGATAATAATGCTTTGAATTTTATTCTTAAATATCAGGAAGACTTGTTCCCGGATGTTCCTGTTATATTTTGTGGTATCAATGATTTTAAACCAAGTTTTATTTCCGGTAAGGATAATTATGCAGGTGTTCTGGAGCATCCTGATATGAGGTCTAATCTTAACATGGTTTCGAAGATTATTCCTGATCTGAAAAGAGTCGTGGTCGTTGGTGACAAGTCCGTTACATCCAAAGCAATTTTAGAGCAGATTAGGAAGGCTGAACCTGAATTTAGTGATAGACTCAAATTTGAATATTGGGATGATCTGCCTCTTGATGATCTTCTTGCTAAAGCTCGTGACATGGATCGCAATGAAATTTTGCTTTTTACACCCTTTTATAAAGGGGCGCACGGCGAGCTTTATACTGCTGAAGAGGTTTTGGAAATTCTTTGTGATAATACTGATG harbors:
- a CDS encoding esterase-like activity of phytase family protein, yielding MIKIIIFILILCFTPITLLFGPSTMNVDAKQPTTNPITVKLTASQVGPLENDNVDLGVSNIKYLGTLLLYSPHPAFGGFSDLLISNDRKSLLAVTDMGFWMKADIKYSPSGFLRTVSEKAQLGQLCDTNGNTYSIKYNADAEGLSRAPGGGYLVSFERIHRINLFKNKNLSLAGKPTNFTAPKKIKDLPDNSGIESMLLLPNKDLLIISEGDSKSGPLSYASILKKKKWTEYMYQRSQDYRPTSAANLPANEVLILERRYKGPGTLGIRFRKFNSNEIKADQNVRPELVFELPSILPLDNYEGVDTITTEDGKTFIYIISDDNFSPLQHTLLTLFELNPDRQN